The following are encoded together in the Microcaecilia unicolor chromosome 12, aMicUni1.1, whole genome shotgun sequence genome:
- the MIEN1 gene encoding migration and invasion enhancer 1 has translation MDAGSNVKIVVEYCEHCGFEAHYQELVSVIKEHHPNISIDSRPGPTGAFEIEINGELIFSKLELGGFPYEKDLMLAIRKAINGQPLEKITDCRAPCVIL, from the exons ATGGATGCAGGGAGTAACGTCAAGATTGTAGTAGAGTACTG TGAACACTGTGGCTTTGAGGCCCACTATCAGGAACTGGTTAGTGTCATCAAAGAACATCACCCCAATATTTCCATAGATTCCAGGCCCGGACCAACAG GGGCCTTTGAAATTGAAATCAATGGGGAGCTGATATTCTCCAAACTAGAACTTGGTGGATTCCCATATGAGAAAGAT CTTATGTTGGCTATCAGAAAAGCCATCAATGGACAGCCGCTGGAGAAAATCACAGACTGCCGTGCTCCCTGTGTCATCTTGTAG
- the LOC115482296 gene encoding nuclear factor 7, brain-like, with protein sequence MEVNLNLLKKQKGDALNLCSQYEKKMKALEKELGALRQSVSEDFEDMHKFLIKEEETTMTRIQQEEDQTMAYMETRVLDLEDLVSSLTDTISSLELSKEMEKLQGDAGSESRERSTTVYQATLHQYSEQLKNLSLEVVTSLPLQYSVWKRLRNIVKPSQESLTLDPDTAHPFLALSADLKAVKLASKAQRVSWNPQRFNFCLNVLGSHGFRSGTHYWEIHVGKKSNWIIGIAAEHVQHKEVEKLSPKNGYWTLRKVKINTYYALTSPAAGFTLDTNPRTVGIYLDYESNQVSFYNADSMILLFTFSDPFKEQKLFPFLCPGLVLDQTDYEPLRFCH encoded by the coding sequence ATGGAAGTCAACCTGAACCTGCTGAAGAAGCAGAAAGGGGATGCGCTGAATCTTTGTAGCCAGTATGAGAAGAAGATGAAAGCCCTAGAAAAGGAGCTGGGAGCTCTGCGGCAGAGCGTGAGTGAAGACTTTGAGGATATGCACAAATTCCTCATCAAGGAAGAAGAGACCACCATGACCAGGATCCAGCAGGAGGAGGACCAGACCATGGCCTACATGGAGACCAGAGTGCTGGACCTCGAAGACTTGGTGTCTTCACTCACAGACACAATCAGCAGTCTGGAACTGTCCAAGGAGATGGAGAAGTTGCAAGGAGATGCAGGGTCTGAAAGTAGGGAGAGGAGTACAACTGTGTACCAGGCAACTCTTCATCAATACAGTGAGCAACTGAAGAACCTTAGCCTTGAAGTGGTCACCAGCCTTCCCCTCCAATACAGTGTCTGGAAGAGGCTGCGGAACATTGTCAAGCCTAGTCAAGAGTCACTGACGCTGGACCCTGACACTGCCCACCCATTTTTGGCTCTCTCTGCAGACCTAAAGGCAGTGAAGCTAGCTTCCAAAGCACAGAGGGTCTCATGGAACCCACAGCGCTTCAACTTCTGTCTCAATGTACTGGGATCCCATGGCTTCAGATCTGGGACACACTACTGGGAAATCCATGTAGGGAAGAAAAGTAACTGGATTATTGGGATAGCAGCTGAGCATGTCCAGCATAAAGAAGTCGAGAAACTATCCCCTAAGAATGGTTACTGGACTCTTCGTAAAGTAAAGATAAATACCTACTATGCCCTAACTTCTCCTGCAGCGGGCTTCACGCTGGATACCAACCCCAGAACAGTTGGCATTTACCTCGACTATGAAAGCAATCAAGTCTCCTTCTATAATGCTGACAGCATGATTCTGCTGTTTACTTTCTCTGATCCCTTTAAGGAGCAGAAGCtcttccccttcctttgccctgGCCTTGTTCTGGATCAAACAGACTACGAACCTTTGAGATTCTGTCATTAG